From a single Octopus sinensis linkage group LG5, ASM634580v1, whole genome shotgun sequence genomic region:
- the LOC115212269 gene encoding uncharacterized protein LOC115212269 has translation MISLDISHNPMVYLTSWSYLMLALHCSVAAVVTTYSYYVIYKITRLNTSNKTVLKCISPLTTQKTKENGHIADAMNNCVNYSENDALPARNNESEYQNQDEENFMKTSKSSEPIAVQHLCVDAHHSIETCKGTTFGCSLPGAHQSNMVWRVDVTGAKTICVKNLDKICWFMKLTWLLFDIASVAAIMVSCIYFITIFPQNHSHGESVTFQDLNTHAFNSLIVIFELAITAYPIRLLHVLYPFLFGIVYIIFNVIYWTQDRVKNVLYSDILDWNLPEKAVLLITVLLFVLVPVQQCFHFLVYKLRLYIYFRIYKQHYNS, from the coding sequence ATGATTTCTCTGGATATATCGCATAACCCAATGGTATATTTGACATCATGGAGCTATTTGATGTTGGCATTACATTGCAGCGTGGCAGCAGTTGTGACTACGTATAGCTACTACGTAATTTACAAAATTACACGTCTGAATACCTCTAATAAAACTGTACTAAAATGTATTTCTCCTTTGACAACACAAAAAACTAAGGAAAACGGTCATATTGCAGATGCTATGAATAACTGTGTTAATTACTCGGAGAATGATGCCCTTCCGGCTCGGAACAATGAAAGCGAATATCAGAACCAGGATGAGGAAAATTTCATGAAGACTTCAAAATCATCAGAGCCAATTGCAGTGCAACATCTTTGCGTTGACGCCCATCATTCGATTGAAACTTGCAAAGGGACAACGTTCGGGTGTTCACTACCGGGTGCACACCAATCAAACATGGTTTGGCGGGTAGACGTAACAGGAGCCAAGACAATATGTGTCAAAAATCTCGACAAAATCTGTTGGTTTATGAAATTAACATGGCTGCTTTTTGACATAGCATCTGTTGCGGCCATCATGGTTAGTTGCATTTATTTCATCACCATCTTCCCACAAAATCATTCCCACGGAGAATCGGTTACATTTCAGGATCTCAACACGCATGCATTCAACTCACTAATCGTAATATTTGAACTTGCTATTACCGCATATCCAATACGTCTACTACACGTACTCTATCCTTTTCTATTTGGTATCGTGTATATCATATTTAACGTTATATATTGGACACAGGACCGAGTAAAAAACGTTTTATATTCTGATATCTTGGACTGGAACCTCCCTGAGAAAGCAGTTCTACTGATAACGGTCTTATTATTTGTTTTGGTACCAGTTCAACagtgttttcattttcttgtgTACAAACTTCGTCTTTACATATATTTCAGAATCTATAAACAACATTATAACTCTTGA